Proteins from one Ahaetulla prasina isolate Xishuangbanna chromosome 2, ASM2864084v1, whole genome shotgun sequence genomic window:
- the TMEM238L gene encoding transmembrane protein 238-like: MARNSYGRCAIFLAIALVMDVAGLVLLLVGGVGRPTVDGRPFKDFLMLTGGLLLFLSLLCWLFWYSGNLRGVPVEELPLGTAGRSPEPRRHPSFLRLAAKLSERLSQRRRLAPAPSLFSACGAPAKTPKPAASLHPDGPLELGRLRTGVPVNYGTKEERLV, translated from the coding sequence ATGGCCCGTAATTCCTACGGGCGCTGCGCGATCTTCCTGGCGATCGCGCTGGTCATGGACGTAGCCGGGCTGGTCTTGCTGTTGGTGGGGGGCGTGGGGAGACCTACTGTAGACGGGCGCCCCTTTAAAGACTTCTTAATGCTGACCGGGGGGCTCCTGCTCTTCCTCTCGCTGCTCTGCTGGCTGTTCTGGTATTCGGGAAACCTGCGCGGGGTGCCTGTGGAAGAACTGCCTCTCGGGACGGCCGGGAGGTCTCCCGAACCCCGCCGCCACCCCAGCTTCCTGCGCTTGGCAGCCAAGCTTTCCGAGCGCCTGTCCCAGCGCCGCCGACTGGCGCCTGCGCCCTCCTTATTCTCTGCCTGTGGCGCCCCAGCGAAGACCCCGAAACCTGCAGCCTCCCTCCATCCCGACGGGCCCCTGGAACTCGGCCGCCTCCGCACTGGGGTGCCTGTAAACTACGGGACAAAAGAGGAGCGGCTGGTGTAA